A genomic region of Eucalyptus grandis isolate ANBG69807.140 chromosome 5, ASM1654582v1, whole genome shotgun sequence contains the following coding sequences:
- the LOC104429861 gene encoding G-type lectin S-receptor-like serine/threonine-protein kinase At1g61490, with protein MELNCQKYAHAAAMTTVEKDVFWPMKHMKLPDSADYLSNIADAEGCRSWCLGNCSCLAFSYVETVGCMAWCKNLIDTQQFSREGKDLFLRLVDVDKGVPPKTKLIISLSTISGIVLFGAGISVCGLFKWRGKFRKMTIPRVLNSKATANRSEELLRETAWKGKMKQGDASELMVYDLDSILLATNNFDVKNKLGQGGFGLVYKGKLNDGKDIAVKRLLSSSGQGVAEFKNEILLISKLQHRNLVRLVGYCTEGEEKILVYEYLPNKSLDAFLFDSKEKAKLSWGIRFHIIQGIARGLLYLHRDSCLGVIHRDLKVSNILLDEKMNPKISDFGLARMFEGTQVFLNTHKVVGTLFGVLILELISSKKNTSLDYHGEHLNLLTYVWHLWREGRGLDIMDEAIGDAFLPSEVMRCIQLGLLCVQGHATDRPDMSAVVLMLSGQSDLPQPKQPAFTFQRSTTHEVQSEEEYIRSRNTITITMAEGR; from the exons atggaattgaattgTCAGAAATACGCACATGCAGCAGCTATGACGACTGTGGAAAAAGATGTGTTCTGGCCAATGAAACATATGAAATTGCCTGATTCTGCTGATTATTTGTCAAACATAGCTGATGCAGAAGGATGTCGAAGTTGGTGCCTAGGAAACTGCTCGTGCTTGGCCTTTTCTTATGTGGAGACTGTAGGATGTATGGCTTGGTGTAAAAACCTCATAGATACTCAGCAATTCTCCAGAGAAGGCAAAGATCTATTTCTTCGACTTGTGGATGTGGATAAAG GTGTACCTCCGAAGACAAAACTCATCATCAGCCTAAGTACTATTTCTGGCATCGTGTTATTCGGAGCTGGCATTTCAGTGTGTGGTCTTTTCAAGTGGAGAG ggaaatttaggaaaatgacaatccCAAGGGTCCTTAATTCAAAGGCCACAGCCAACAGATCAGAGGAATTGCTGAGGGAAACTGCATGGAAAGGGAAAATGAAGCAAGGTGATGCGTCGGAATTAATGGTTTATGATTTGGACAGCATACTTCTTGCAACGAACAACTTCGACGTGAAGAACAAACTTGGGCAGGGAGGGTTTGGCCTTGTTTATAAG GGAAAGCTGAACGATGGTAAGGACATAGCTGTGAAAAGACTTTTGAGCAGCTCAGGCCAAGGCGTTGCAGAGTTCAAGAATGAGATCCTTCtgatatccaaacttcaacaccGAAATCTGGTGAGACTTGTTGGTTACTGCactgaaggagaagaaaagatacTAGTGTATGAGTACTTGCCGAACAAGAGCTTGGACGCCTTTCTTTTCG ATTCAAAAGAGAAGGCAAAACTCAGCTGGGGCATCCGCTTCCACATTATCCAAGGCATTGCAAGAGGGCTGCTCTACCTCCACCGTGATTCTTGCCTTGGGGTCATACATCGAGATTTGAAAGTGAGCAACATTCTCTTGGACGAAAAAATGAATCccaagatttcagattttgggcTAGCGAGGATGTTTGAAGGCACTCAAGTTTTCCTAAATACTCACAAAGTTGTGGGGACACT ctttggCGTACTGATATTGGAGCTTATCAGCAGCAAGAAGAACACAAGTTTAGATTACCATGGAGAGCATCTCAATCTCCTGACCTAT GTATGGCACTTGTGGCGTGAAGGCAGAGGATTGGACATAATGGATGAAGCCATTGGTGACGCATTTTTGCCTTCAGAAGTGATGAGATGCATTCAATTAGGGCTTCTCTGTGTGCAGGGACATGCCACAGATAGACCCGACATGTCAGCTGTGGTTCTAATGCTAAGTGGGCAGTCTGATCTTCCACAGCCAAAGCAACCAGCATTTACATTTCAACGCTCAACGACTCATGAAGTCCAATCAGAAGAAGAATACATTCGGTCCAGGAATACCATCACCATTACTATGGCTGAAGGAAGATAA
- the LOC120294090 gene encoding G-type lectin S-receptor-like serine/threonine-protein kinase At1g61390, with protein sequence MVLEFVHHCSYDCVFVYSLLVCSLFQALQSSTIYNITASRPLIQNQTLVSPCKIFELGFFGPNGSEKQYVGIWYKNTTFSKVVWVANRDKPLGHKDQSASLIIGGDGNLKLLDGRKNAVWSTNVMAKSNYSAAVLLDFGNLVLQDGNANKMWESFDEPTDTLLPNMKIGVNVKTGKKKYLISWKGEDDPSPGSFVLGVTSETPPQLFAWNGSSPYWRSGQWDKSKFNGIPNMSNKYLSGHQLVQNINQGTTYYFRNYYNNSFGYVFISSEGSIESLLKRV encoded by the exons ATGGTTCTTGAATTTGTTCATCATTGTTCTTATGATTGTGTATTTGTGTATTCTTTGCTCGTCTGCTCGCTGTTTCAAGCACTTCAAAGCAGCACAATTTACAATATAACTGCATCAAGGCCACTCATTCAGAACCAAACCCTTGTCTCTCCTTGTAAAATCTTCGAGCTCGGGTTCTTCGGGCCTAATGGATCAGAAAAGCAGTACGTAGGAATATGGTACAAGAACACGACTTTCTCCAAAGTTGTCTGGGTGGCCAACAGGGACAAGCCACTTGGACACAAAGATCAATCTGCAAGTTTGATAATTGGCGGAGATGGAAATCTGAAGCTTCTAGATGGGCGAAAAAATGCTGTCTGGTCTACAAATGTCATGGCGAAGTCTAATTATTCTGCAGCAGTGCTTTTAGACTTTGGAAACCTTGTTCTTCAAGACGGGAATGCAAATAAAATGTGGGAAAGCTTCGATGAGCCAACCGACACTCTCCTGCCAAACATGAAGATCGGAGTAAATGTGaaaacaggaaagaaaaaatacttGATTTCCTGGAAAGGTGAAGATGACCCATCGCCCGGAAGCTTTGTCCTTGGAGTGACATCAGAGACACCACCTCAGCTTTTCGCTTGGAATGGATCAAGTCCATACTGGAGAAGCGGACAGTGGGATAAATCCAAGTTTAATGGAATACCGAACATGAGCAACAAATACCTGAGCGGCCATCAGCTTGTGCAAAATATCAACCAGGGAACGACATATTATTTCCGCAATTATTACAACAACTCCTTTGGATATGTTTTCATCTCATCGGAAGGATCTATAGAGTCT CTGCTTAAAAGGGTTTAA